One Huiozyma naganishii CBS 8797 chromosome 4, complete genome genomic region harbors:
- the PHM8 gene encoding bifunctional nucleotidase/lysophosphatidic acid phosphatase (similar to Saccharomyces cerevisiae PHM8 (YER037W) and SDT1 (YGL224C); ancestral locus Anc_3.536) — MTVRYNFRKDALRQCRENIKHLQSLDYKGSDVTLHFQLDSANYPDPDPQAKIFFFDIDNTLYSGSSGIAQQMQWRIFNYIVHEVGVRSHEEARKLMNEYYERYGLCLFGLINEYNVNPADYNTLVDDALDLDGLLKPNWQLRQALIDLKFSGKFDKLWLFTNAYKNHALRCIKLLGIADLFDGITYCNYMQREDLVCKPDLRYYEQAKLESGLGCWTNATFVDDSLVNLQAAKHLGMQQLFHVSEESESYKKVEDRIMSVNSVTELAKLLK; from the coding sequence ATGACGGTGAGATATAATTTCAGAAAGGATGCACTCAGACAATGTCGTGAGAATATCAAACATTTACAGTCGTTAGACTACAAAGGTAGCGATGTTACTTTACACTTCCAGCTGGACTCTGCAAACTACCCTGATCCGGACCCTCAAGCAAagatattcttttttgatataGATAATACCTTATATAGTGGGAGTAGTGGTATTGCACAACAGATGCAATGGCGAATATTCAATTATATCGTACATGAGGTCGGTGTAAGATCCCATGAAGAGGCAAGGAAGTTGATGAATGAGTATTATGAAAGGTACGGCCTGTGTCTATTCGGTTTAATTAATGAGTATAATGTGAACCCAGCAGACTACAATACGTTGGTGGACGATGCGTTGGACTTGGACGGGTTATTGAAGCCAAACTGGCAGCTACGTCAAGCTCTGATCGACTTGAAGTTCAGCGGAAAGTTTGACAAGTTGTGGTTGTTCACAAATGCTTACAAGAATCATGCCCTACGGTGTATTAAACTGCTTGGAATTGCGGACCTTTTCGATGGTATAACGTATTGTAACTATATGCAGAGAGAGGATCTCGTTTGCAAACCGGATCTAAGGTATTACGAGCAGGCGAAATTGGAATCCGGTCTTGGGTGTTGGACCAATGCTACTTTCGTAGATGACAGCTTGGTAAATTTACAAGCTGCTAAACATTTGGGAATGCAGCAACTTTTCCACGTTTCTGAAGAGTCAGAGTCGTATAAGAAGGTGGAAGACAGGATAATGTCCGTGAACTCTGTGACTGAACTAGCCAAATTACTGAAGTGA